From a region of the Pan paniscus chromosome 19, NHGRI_mPanPan1-v2.0_pri, whole genome shotgun sequence genome:
- the ATXN7L3 gene encoding ataxin-7-like protein 3 isoform X9 — MKMEEMSLSGLDNSKLEMFSPGAQAIAQEIYADLVEDSCLGFCFEVHRAVKCGYFFLDDTDPDSMKDFEIVDQPGLDIFGQVFNQWKSKECVCPNCSRSIAASRFAPHLEKCLGMGRNSSRIANRRIANSNNMNKSESDQEDNDDINDNDWSYGSEKKAKKRKSDKLWYLPFQNPNSPRRSKSLKHKNGELSNSDPFKYNNSTGISYETLGPEELRSLLTTQCGVISEHTKKMCTRSLRCPQHTDEQRRTVRIYFLGPSAVLPEVESSLDNDSFDMTDSQALISRLQWDGSSDLSPSDSGSSKTSENQGWGLGTNSSESRKTKKKKSHLSLVGTASGLGSNKKKKPKPPAPPTPSIYDDIN; from the exons atgaaaatggagGAAATGTCTTTGTCTGGCCTGGATAACAGCAAACTAGAG ATGTTCTCCCCTGGGGCCCAGGCCATCGCTCAGGAGATATACGCGGACCTGGTCGAGGATTCTTGTTTGGGATTCTGCTTTGAGGTACACCGGGCTGTCAAGTGTGGCTACTTCTTCTTGGACGACACGGACCCTGATAGCATGAAGGATTTTG AGATCGTGGACCAGCCGGGCTTGGACATCTTTGGACAGGTTTTCAACCAGTGGAAGAGCAAGGAGTGTGTTTGCCCCAATTGCAGTCGCAGCATTGCCGCCTCCCGCTTTGCTCCCCATCTGGAGAAGTGCCTGGGAATGGGTCGGAACAGCAGCCGAATCGCCAACCGCCG GATTGCCAATAGCAACAATATGAATAAGTCTGAGAGTGACCAAGAAGATAATGATGACATCAATGACAACGACTGGTCCTATGGCTCGGAGAAGAAAG CCAAGAAGAGAAAGTCAGACAAG CTATGGTATCTCCCATTCCAGAACCCCAATTCCCCTCGAAGATCCAAgtctttaaaacacaaaaatg gggAACTTAGCAATTCGGATCCTTTTAAG TATAACAATTCAACTGGGATCAGCTATGAGACCCTGGGGCCGGAGGAGCTTCGCAGCCTGCTAACCACG CAATGTGGGGTGATTTCTGAACACACCAAGAAGATGTGCACAAG GTCCCTGCGCTGCCCACAGCACACAGATGAGCAGAGGCGAACCGTACGGATTTATTTTCTCGGGCCCTCGGC TGTCCTTCCAGAGGTCGAGAGCTCCCTGGATAATGACAGCTTTGACATGACTGACAGCCAGGCCCTGATCAGCCGGCTTCAGTGGGACGGCTCCTCTGACCTCTCACCCTCTGATTCAGGCTCCTCCAAGACGAGTGAAAATCAGGGATGGGGTCTAG GTACCAACAGCTCTGAGTCACGgaaaaccaagaaaaagaaatcccatcTGAGCCTGGTAGGGACTGCCTCCGGCCTAGGTTCCAACAAGAAGAAGAAGCCAAAGCCACCGGCACCCCCGACGCCCAGCATCTATGACGACATCAACTGA
- the ATXN7L3 gene encoding ataxin-7-like protein 3 isoform X10 codes for MKMEEMSLSGLDNSKLEMFSPGAQAIAQEIYADLVEDSCLGFCFEVHRAVKCGYFFLDDTDPDSMKDFEIVDQPGLDIFGQVFNQWKSKECVCPNCSRSIAASRFAPHLEKCLGMGRNSSRIANRRIANSNNMNKSESDQEDNDDINDNDWSYGSEKKAKKRKSDKNPNSPRRSKSLKHKNGELSNSDPFKYNNSTGISYETLGPEELRSLLTTLIFLFQQCGVISEHTKKMCTRSLRCPQHTDEQRRTVRIYFLGPSAVLPEVESSLDNDSFDMTDSQALISRLQWDGSSDLSPSDSGSSKTSENQGWGLGTNSSESRKTKKKKSHLSLVGTASGLGSNKKKKPKPPAPPTPSIYDDIN; via the exons atgaaaatggagGAAATGTCTTTGTCTGGCCTGGATAACAGCAAACTAGAG ATGTTCTCCCCTGGGGCCCAGGCCATCGCTCAGGAGATATACGCGGACCTGGTCGAGGATTCTTGTTTGGGATTCTGCTTTGAGGTACACCGGGCTGTCAAGTGTGGCTACTTCTTCTTGGACGACACGGACCCTGATAGCATGAAGGATTTTG AGATCGTGGACCAGCCGGGCTTGGACATCTTTGGACAGGTTTTCAACCAGTGGAAGAGCAAGGAGTGTGTTTGCCCCAATTGCAGTCGCAGCATTGCCGCCTCCCGCTTTGCTCCCCATCTGGAGAAGTGCCTGGGAATGGGTCGGAACAGCAGCCGAATCGCCAACCGCCG GATTGCCAATAGCAACAATATGAATAAGTCTGAGAGTGACCAAGAAGATAATGATGACATCAATGACAACGACTGGTCCTATGGCTCGGAGAAGAAAG CCAAGAAGAGAAAGTCAGACAAG AACCCCAATTCCCCTCGAAGATCCAAgtctttaaaacacaaaaatg gggAACTTAGCAATTCGGATCCTTTTAAG TATAACAATTCAACTGGGATCAGCTATGAGACCCTGGGGCCGGAGGAGCTTCGCAGCCTGCTAACCACG CTTATATTCCTCTTCCAGCAATGTGGGGTGATTTCTGAACACACCAAGAAGATGTGCACAAG GTCCCTGCGCTGCCCACAGCACACAGATGAGCAGAGGCGAACCGTACGGATTTATTTTCTCGGGCCCTCGGC TGTCCTTCCAGAGGTCGAGAGCTCCCTGGATAATGACAGCTTTGACATGACTGACAGCCAGGCCCTGATCAGCCGGCTTCAGTGGGACGGCTCCTCTGACCTCTCACCCTCTGATTCAGGCTCCTCCAAGACGAGTGAAAATCAGGGATGGGGTCTAG GTACCAACAGCTCTGAGTCACGgaaaaccaagaaaaagaaatcccatcTGAGCCTGGTAGGGACTGCCTCCGGCCTAGGTTCCAACAAGAAGAAGAAGCCAAAGCCACCGGCACCCCCGACGCCCAGCATCTATGACGACATCAACTGA
- the ATXN7L3 gene encoding ataxin-7-like protein 3 isoform X2, producing the protein MKMEEMSLSGLDNSKLEMFSPGAQAIAQEIYADLVEDSCLGFCFEVHRAVKCGYFFLDDTDPDSMKDFEIVDQPGLDIFGQVFNQWKSKECVCPNCSRSIAASRFAPHLEKCLGMGRNSSRIANRRIANSNNMNKSESDQEDNDDINDNDWSYGSEKKAKKRKSDKLWYLPFQNPNSPRRSKSLKHKNGFSVCTSASNTLPLLFSSSGELSNSDPFKYNNSTGISYETLGPEELRSLLTTQCGVISEHTKKMCTRSLRCPQHTDEQRRTVRIYFLGPSAVLPEVESSLDNDSFDMTDSQALISRLQWDGSSDLSPSDSGSSKTSENQGWGLGTNSSESRKTKKKKSHLSLVGTASGLGSNKKKKPKPPAPPTPSIYDDIN; encoded by the exons atgaaaatggagGAAATGTCTTTGTCTGGCCTGGATAACAGCAAACTAGAG ATGTTCTCCCCTGGGGCCCAGGCCATCGCTCAGGAGATATACGCGGACCTGGTCGAGGATTCTTGTTTGGGATTCTGCTTTGAGGTACACCGGGCTGTCAAGTGTGGCTACTTCTTCTTGGACGACACGGACCCTGATAGCATGAAGGATTTTG AGATCGTGGACCAGCCGGGCTTGGACATCTTTGGACAGGTTTTCAACCAGTGGAAGAGCAAGGAGTGTGTTTGCCCCAATTGCAGTCGCAGCATTGCCGCCTCCCGCTTTGCTCCCCATCTGGAGAAGTGCCTGGGAATGGGTCGGAACAGCAGCCGAATCGCCAACCGCCG GATTGCCAATAGCAACAATATGAATAAGTCTGAGAGTGACCAAGAAGATAATGATGACATCAATGACAACGACTGGTCCTATGGCTCGGAGAAGAAAG CCAAGAAGAGAAAGTCAGACAAG CTATGGTATCTCCCATTCCAGAACCCCAATTCCCCTCGAAGATCCAAgtctttaaaacacaaaaatg GGTTCTCTGTCTGTACCTCTGCATCAAACACCCttccccttcttttttcttcttcaggggAACTTAGCAATTCGGATCCTTTTAAG TATAACAATTCAACTGGGATCAGCTATGAGACCCTGGGGCCGGAGGAGCTTCGCAGCCTGCTAACCACG CAATGTGGGGTGATTTCTGAACACACCAAGAAGATGTGCACAAG GTCCCTGCGCTGCCCACAGCACACAGATGAGCAGAGGCGAACCGTACGGATTTATTTTCTCGGGCCCTCGGC TGTCCTTCCAGAGGTCGAGAGCTCCCTGGATAATGACAGCTTTGACATGACTGACAGCCAGGCCCTGATCAGCCGGCTTCAGTGGGACGGCTCCTCTGACCTCTCACCCTCTGATTCAGGCTCCTCCAAGACGAGTGAAAATCAGGGATGGGGTCTAG GTACCAACAGCTCTGAGTCACGgaaaaccaagaaaaagaaatcccatcTGAGCCTGGTAGGGACTGCCTCCGGCCTAGGTTCCAACAAGAAGAAGAAGCCAAAGCCACCGGCACCCCCGACGCCCAGCATCTATGACGACATCAACTGA
- the ATXN7L3 gene encoding ataxin-7-like protein 3 isoform X7, with the protein MKMEEMSLSGLDNSKLEMFSPGAQAIAQEIYADLVEDSCLGFCFEVHRAVKCGYFFLDDTDPDSMKDFEIVDQPGLDIFGQVFNQWKSKECVCPNCSRSIAASRFAPHLEKCLGMGRNSSRIANRRIANSNNMNKSESDQEDNDDINDNDWSYGSEKKAKKRKSDKLWYLPFQNPNSPRRSKSLKHKNGELSNSDPFKYNNSTGISYETLGPEELRSLLTTLIFLFQQCGVISEHTKKMCTRSLRCPQHTDEQRRTVRIYFLGPSAVLPEVESSLDNDSFDMTDSQALISRLQWDGSSDLSPSDSGSSKTSENQGWGLGTNSSESRKTKKKKSHLSLVGTASGLGSNKKKKPKPPAPPTPSIYDDIN; encoded by the exons atgaaaatggagGAAATGTCTTTGTCTGGCCTGGATAACAGCAAACTAGAG ATGTTCTCCCCTGGGGCCCAGGCCATCGCTCAGGAGATATACGCGGACCTGGTCGAGGATTCTTGTTTGGGATTCTGCTTTGAGGTACACCGGGCTGTCAAGTGTGGCTACTTCTTCTTGGACGACACGGACCCTGATAGCATGAAGGATTTTG AGATCGTGGACCAGCCGGGCTTGGACATCTTTGGACAGGTTTTCAACCAGTGGAAGAGCAAGGAGTGTGTTTGCCCCAATTGCAGTCGCAGCATTGCCGCCTCCCGCTTTGCTCCCCATCTGGAGAAGTGCCTGGGAATGGGTCGGAACAGCAGCCGAATCGCCAACCGCCG GATTGCCAATAGCAACAATATGAATAAGTCTGAGAGTGACCAAGAAGATAATGATGACATCAATGACAACGACTGGTCCTATGGCTCGGAGAAGAAAG CCAAGAAGAGAAAGTCAGACAAG CTATGGTATCTCCCATTCCAGAACCCCAATTCCCCTCGAAGATCCAAgtctttaaaacacaaaaatg gggAACTTAGCAATTCGGATCCTTTTAAG TATAACAATTCAACTGGGATCAGCTATGAGACCCTGGGGCCGGAGGAGCTTCGCAGCCTGCTAACCACG CTTATATTCCTCTTCCAGCAATGTGGGGTGATTTCTGAACACACCAAGAAGATGTGCACAAG GTCCCTGCGCTGCCCACAGCACACAGATGAGCAGAGGCGAACCGTACGGATTTATTTTCTCGGGCCCTCGGC TGTCCTTCCAGAGGTCGAGAGCTCCCTGGATAATGACAGCTTTGACATGACTGACAGCCAGGCCCTGATCAGCCGGCTTCAGTGGGACGGCTCCTCTGACCTCTCACCCTCTGATTCAGGCTCCTCCAAGACGAGTGAAAATCAGGGATGGGGTCTAG GTACCAACAGCTCTGAGTCACGgaaaaccaagaaaaagaaatcccatcTGAGCCTGGTAGGGACTGCCTCCGGCCTAGGTTCCAACAAGAAGAAGAAGCCAAAGCCACCGGCACCCCCGACGCCCAGCATCTATGACGACATCAACTGA